A window from Spiroplasma endosymbiont of Aspidapion aeneum encodes these proteins:
- a CDS encoding PTS lactose/cellobiose transporter subunit IIA, whose translation MTKEEMTAKGFELVAYAGDARADYLHAIKLAKEGKFKDARAKVLEADQTLTKAHIAQTDLLTEEAKGNYSDLTLIMVHGQDHLMTTLVIKELVNTIIDLIERK comes from the coding sequence ATGACAAAAGAAGAAATGACAGCAAAAGGATTTGAACTTGTTGCCTATGCTGGAGATGCTAGAGCGGATTATTTACATGCTATAAAATTAGCAAAAGAAGGTAAATTCAAAGATGCTCGTGCCAAAGTGTTAGAAGCTGACCAAACCCTTACAAAAGCCCATATTGCCCAAACAGATCTTTTAACAGAAGAAGCAAAAGGAAATTATTCTGATTTAACATTAATAATGGTTCATGGTCAAGACCATTTAATGACAACATTAGTTATTAAAGAATTGGTTAATACAATTATAGATTTGATTGAGAGAAAATAA
- a CDS encoding RpiB/LacA/LacB family sugar-phosphate isomerase: MDIKSKTIYISTNNFLTTIKKIGEVLKKENLNVVDINQGKKLDIYDASVMVAEKVSNDPEKNVGIIIDEYGNGGFMVAAKFKGTIVAQLGDEHSAHMTRGHNNTNIITLGADLTAEKQIIKIIKRFLFAKFEGGRHMVRIDMLEEMLKGDK; the protein is encoded by the coding sequence ATGGACATTAAATCAAAAACTATATATATATCTACAAATAATTTCTTAACTACTATAAAAAAAATAGGTGAAGTATTAAAAAAAGAAAACTTAAATGTTGTAGATATAAATCAAGGCAAAAAACTAGACATTTATGATGCATCTGTTATGGTTGCAGAAAAAGTGTCAAATGACCCAGAAAAAAATGTCGGCATAATAATTGATGAATATGGGAACGGTGGGTTCATGGTTGCTGCTAAATTTAAAGGTACAATTGTGGCACAATTGGGAGATGAACATTCAGCTCACATGACAAGAGGTCACAATAATACCAATATTATTACACTTGGAGCAGATTTAACAGCAGAAAAACAAATTATCAAAATTATCAAAAGATTCTTATTTGCCAAATTTGAAGGTGGAAGACATATGGTAAGAATTGATATGTTAGAAGAAATGTTAAAGGGGGATAAATAG
- a CDS encoding RpiB/LacA/LacB family sugar-phosphate isomerase encodes MKIAIGCDHIVTEIKDHLIKSLEALGYDVIDCGTYDKERTHYPIFGHKVATLVAKKEVEFGVIMCGTGVGISNSANKTKNIRAALVRDVASAVQAREEFNANIIAVGGRVSGEGLIEEIYKAFLETKYIPSKEREDRIKKIDSLIKKENYNDDMFDLECKRWDEGYYHD; translated from the coding sequence ATGAAAATTGCAATTGGGTGCGACCACATCGTAACAGAAATTAAGGACCATTTAATTAAAAGTTTAGAGGCCTTGGGTTATGATGTTATTGACTGCGGAACATATGACAAGGAAAGAACCCATTATCCTATTTTTGGTCACAAAGTTGCAACGTTGGTTGCTAAAAAAGAAGTAGAATTTGGTGTGATTATGTGTGGAACTGGTGTTGGTATTTCTAACTCTGCAAATAAAACTAAAAATATTAGAGCTGCTTTAGTGAGAGATGTTGCTAGTGCAGTCCAGGCAAGAGAAGAATTTAATGCCAATATAATTGCTGTTGGTGGTAGAGTTTCTGGAGAAGGATTAATTGAAGAAATTTACAAAGCATTTTTAGAAACTAAATATATTCCTTCAAAAGAAAGGGAAGATCGAATAAAAAAAATAGATAGTTTAATTAAAAAAGAAAACTATAATGATGATATGTTTGACTTAGAGTGTAAGCGATGAGATGAAGGGTATTATCATGACTAA
- a CDS encoding DeoR/GlpR family DNA-binding transcription regulator encodes MEKSLRLEGLLNFIKGTGKVSMRQAIEYGTAHFNKPPLTIRRDIKELQKYHYISTELGLLKINVNKEIETTRSQKIEKNYNEKLMIAREAAKLIGNEKILLVSPGTTMETFSRFINTKIEYLYTNGFEITKQALTNQYIDRIIVLGGRLRPQSLAFTGPQALNALDGLNFPLAFITGTNIDTNGYLCNNHIEEAEIIKKIIKVSEKVICLLDSSKIFQNGFIRITHISDIDIVISDNKIKDQHLLEEHTKLIIAK; translated from the coding sequence ATGGAAAAATCACTGAGATTAGAAGGACTATTAAATTTCATTAAAGGTACTGGAAAAGTATCAATGAGACAAGCAATTGAGTATGGAACTGCTCATTTTAATAAACCACCTCTGACAATTAGACGAGATATAAAAGAATTACAAAAATATCATTATATATCAACTGAACTAGGTCTTTTAAAGATTAATGTAAATAAAGAGATTGAGACAACCAGAAGTCAAAAGATTGAAAAAAATTATAATGAAAAATTAATGATTGCAAGAGAAGCTGCTAAACTTATTGGCAATGAAAAAATATTACTAGTTTCACCTGGGACAACGATGGAAACTTTCTCTCGTTTTATTAATACTAAAATTGAATATCTATATACAAATGGATTTGAAATCACAAAGCAAGCACTAACAAATCAATACATTGATCGAATAATAGTTTTAGGTGGGAGATTGCGTCCACAATCATTAGCGTTTACAGGACCACAGGCGCTTAATGCCCTTGATGGTTTGAATTTTCCCCTTGCATTTATAACTGGAACAAACATTGATACTAATGGTTATTTGTGTAATAATCATATAGAAGAAGCAGAAATTATTAAAAAGATTATAAAAGTATCTGAGAAAGTTATTTGTCTATTAGACTCTTCCAAAATTTTTCAAAATGGATTTATAAGAATAACACATATATCAGATATCGATATCGTTATCTCTGATAATAAAATAAAAGACCAACACTTGCTAGAAGAACATACTAAATTAATTATTGCAAAGTAA
- the rsmH gene encoding 16S rRNA (cytosine(1402)-N(4))-methyltransferase RsmH yields the protein MNKNTHQPILLDKIIELIVNKSDGVYVDCTLGWGGHSLSILNNIDQKGKLFSIDQDPKAIEFCKKMFKGRENIKIIKNNFVNIKAILSLHNVFKIDGILYDLGVSSPQLDDPKRGFSYRYDAPLDMRMDNTQTLDAKFVLNNKSIKELTDIIKLYGEEKFAYRISQNIDEFRKKKPLETTFELVEIIKKSLPEKVKRQKKHPAKKTFQAIRIYVNDEINILKNSIEQAISLLNIGGRICILTFHSLEEKIVNEIFNRLTFDKNQDINKYLPINIKSDVLFKKITKKPIFATNEEIFSNNRSHSAKLWVMERIGYE from the coding sequence ATGAATAAAAATACCCATCAGCCGATTTTATTAGATAAAATCATTGAGTTAATTGTTAATAAATCAGATGGTGTTTATGTAGATTGCACTCTTGGTTGAGGAGGACACTCATTATCAATTTTGAATAATATTGACCAAAAAGGCAAATTATTTTCAATTGATCAAGACCCAAAAGCAATTGAGTTTTGTAAAAAAATGTTTAAGGGTCGTGAAAATATAAAAATAATTAAAAATAACTTTGTAAATATAAAGGCTATTCTAAGTTTACATAACGTTTTTAAAATTGATGGTATTTTGTATGATCTTGGGGTCTCATCCCCGCAGTTAGATGACCCCAAAAGGGGATTTAGTTACCGATATGACGCACCTTTAGATATGAGGATGGATAATACCCAAACCCTTGATGCAAAATTTGTTCTTAATAATAAATCTATTAAGGAATTAACAGATATTATTAAATTATATGGTGAAGAAAAATTTGCTTATAGAATATCACAAAATATAGATGAATTTAGAAAAAAAAAACCATTAGAAACTACATTTGAATTAGTTGAAATTATCAAGAAGTCGCTTCCAGAAAAAGTTAAGCGCCAAAAAAAACACCCCGCAAAAAAAACATTTCAAGCTATAAGAATTTATGTTAATGATGAAATAAATATTCTCAAAAATAGTATTGAACAAGCAATATCTCTTTTAAATATTGGCGGTAGAATATGCATTTTAACATTTCATTCTTTAGAAGAAAAAATTGTCAATGAAATATTTAATCGACTGACATTTGATAAGAATCAAGATATTAATAAGTATTTACCAATAAATATTAAAAGTGATGTTTTATTTAAAAAAATTACAAAAAAACCTATATTTGCTACAAATGAGGAAATATTTTCAAACAATCGTAGCCATAGCGCTAAATTGTGAGTGATGGAAAGGATAGGATATGAATAA
- the mraZ gene encoding division/cell wall cluster transcriptional repressor MraZ, which yields MFLGTFEHTLDEKQRLTMPAKLRSKIDTTIYISGGIEPCLQVRSEDVFKQLLEELNSKSDMNSKRRLIKRHILGNTCEIKLDGSGRVSIPTNILDLAKIKKNVYIIGQGDYIEIWDAEVYKQYINENANNLIDFANSFGD from the coding sequence ATGTTTCTAGGTACATTTGAACATACATTAGATGAAAAACAACGGCTAACAATGCCTGCTAAACTACGTAGTAAAATTGATACAACTATATATATATCTGGGGGCATTGAACCCTGCCTACAAGTAAGGTCTGAAGATGTTTTTAAGCAGCTTTTAGAAGAGTTAAATTCTAAATCTGATATGAATTCTAAGAGGCGCTTAATTAAAAGGCATATTTTAGGAAATACTTGTGAAATTAAGTTGGATGGAAGTGGAAGAGTATCTATACCCACAAATATTCTTGACCTAGCAAAAATTAAAAAAAATGTCTATATTATTGGTCAAGGTGACTATATTGAAATTTGAGATGCAGAAGTTTATAAACAATATATTAATGAGAATGCAAATAATTTAATTGATTTTGCCAACAGCTTTGGAGATTAA
- a CDS encoding PTS transporter subunit EIIC codes for MENNTQAETKAKSKKFELFMEAHVVPVLNKIAGNRLLGSLMEGFYSTLPIIVFSSIIGIIMWVPPAIMGNMSYYPLDLRRFLNRIYVLSMGFVSLWFAMAIASSLATRLNHNLNDRKMNILMVGFAAGTSIMLMSVAGTFAINDDGTGTENFSNVLISNLGAVGMLSSIIVGLTLPYIFYLPVKYGWTIKLPRAVPQGVSQSFADIIPYGLSTMFYWGFGYIFIYSLNETFTDWLFALIKPIFNGLDSYGFLAAVAFMTAFIWFIGVHGPSVTRPFLTPFMYSNLADNQAAFAQGQHPHWALTYEFAYDFTSTLGGTGATFVIPILFILLAKSKKLKAVGIASYIPIWFQVNEPALFGAPMILNPIFAIPFFILPVINILIYKFFIEVIGMNGAISDVPWSLPAIFGLLIGTGFDWKCAPLWLVMVTIDFFGYIPFVLLHDKMCCKEEVKEAEEKGLMIPYHYNIFELVAYKLSRKPETKERYKHIKELILVEKTNNKNEKAISKQAYLDEIKEAKEIALQEKQLRKETKELNTQLARARKENNQSLVNDLEAKLKKDGLADNQKTVITGDNVNVLVICYGAGTSAMLAEQIKKAALLKGIKNIVVNSAAQGTHADKIKIADIVIASPQVKMYVDDFKKQIKKGGVVIPTKGEEYVAAVKDPEIAIGLVVNNIDPKSLKYDK; via the coding sequence ATGGAAAATAATACACAAGCCGAAACAAAAGCCAAATCTAAAAAGTTTGAGCTTTTTATGGAAGCACATGTAGTTCCCGTCCTTAATAAGATTGCTGGTAATCGATTACTAGGATCATTAATGGAAGGGTTCTACTCAACATTGCCAATTATTGTTTTTTCATCAATTATTGGAATAATAATGTGAGTTCCACCTGCAATAATGGGAAACATGTCATACTACCCCTTAGATTTGCGTAGATTCTTAAATAGAATATATGTTTTAAGTATGGGGTTTGTTTCACTATGATTTGCGATGGCTATTGCTAGTTCATTGGCAACTAGATTAAATCATAATTTGAATGATAGAAAAATGAATATTTTAATGGTTGGTTTTGCTGCAGGGACATCAATAATGTTGATGTCAGTTGCGGGAACATTTGCCATTAATGATGATGGAACTGGGACTGAAAACTTCTCAAATGTTCTAATCTCAAACTTGGGAGCTGTTGGTATGCTTTCTAGTATAATTGTTGGTTTAACATTACCATATATATTTTATTTACCTGTTAAATACGGTTGAACTATTAAACTACCAAGAGCAGTTCCACAAGGAGTTTCTCAATCATTTGCAGATATTATTCCTTACGGATTATCAACAATGTTTTATTGAGGATTTGGTTATATATTTATCTATTCTTTAAATGAAACATTTACAGATTGATTATTTGCATTAATCAAACCAATATTTAATGGTTTGGATAGTTATGGTTTCTTAGCAGCTGTTGCATTTATGACAGCATTTATTTGATTTATTGGAGTTCACGGTCCCTCAGTTACAAGACCATTCTTAACCCCATTTATGTATTCAAATTTAGCTGATAATCAAGCAGCATTTGCACAAGGACAACATCCACACTGAGCATTAACATATGAATTTGCATATGATTTTACCTCAACATTAGGAGGAACTGGTGCAACATTTGTTATACCAATTTTATTTATATTATTAGCTAAATCTAAAAAACTAAAAGCTGTAGGGATTGCTTCATATATTCCAATATGATTTCAAGTAAATGAACCAGCTTTGTTTGGAGCACCAATGATTCTAAATCCAATCTTTGCAATCCCATTCTTCATTCTACCAGTAATTAATATATTGATTTATAAATTCTTTATCGAAGTTATTGGTATGAATGGGGCAATATCTGATGTACCATGGTCGTTGCCAGCTATCTTTGGACTCTTAATTGGGACAGGATTTGATTGGAAATGTGCTCCACTATGATTAGTAATGGTTACTATTGATTTCTTTGGATATATTCCATTTGTTCTATTACATGACAAAATGTGTTGTAAAGAAGAAGTTAAAGAAGCTGAAGAAAAAGGGCTAATGATTCCATACCATTATAATATATTTGAACTTGTGGCTTATAAATTGTCTCGAAAACCCGAAACAAAAGAGCGCTACAAACATATTAAAGAACTTATTTTAGTTGAAAAAACTAATAATAAAAACGAAAAAGCAATTTCAAAACAAGCATACTTAGATGAAATTAAAGAAGCAAAAGAAATTGCATTACAAGAAAAACAATTAAGAAAAGAAACTAAAGAATTAAATACTCAATTAGCTAGAGCAAGAAAAGAAAATAATCAATCTTTAGTTAACGATTTGGAAGCTAAACTTAAAAAAGATGGTTTAGCTGATAATCAAAAAACAGTTATTACAGGTGATAATGTAAATGTCTTAGTAATTTGTTATGGTGCTGGAACTAGTGCAATGCTAGCAGAACAAATTAAAAAAGCGGCTCTATTAAAAGGAATTAAAAATATTGTTGTAAATTCTGCAGCTCAAGGCACACATGCGGATAAAATTAAGATAGCAGATATTGTAATTGCCTCACCACAAGTAAAAATGTATGTTGATGACTTTAAAAAACAAATTAAAAAAGGCGGAGTTGTTATTCCTACAAAAGGTGAAGAATATGTAGCAGCGGTTAAAGACCCAGAAATTGCCATTGGTTTGGTTGTAAATAACATTGATCCAAAATCATTAAAATATGATAAATAA
- the ftsZ gene encoding cell division protein FtsZ yields the protein MSVENFKSAVIKVIGVGGGGCNAVNRMYLKGIQGVDLLVCNTDSQALKASPVENKIIIGKQVAKGLGAGANPKIGEEAALESEKEIRDILKGSDLIFIACGMGGGTGTGAAPIVARIAKETGALVVAAVSKPFAFEGPRRGKFADIGVNQLKKHVDSLIVISNNKLLEILGEIPFNESFKEADGILTQAVQTISDLITMPGLINLDFADISTVLKGKGEVLFGIGSGEGEEKAIEAANKAVSSALLESSVRGAKDAIVNITGGPNCTAYDAYDAVDIITQAAGEELNIIFGFANDEGLGDKMIVSIIATGFDSEVAKDREKISQQQNPQKQSYQQQPIQQPIQQQNPQKQSYQQQQKNDEMDKNNNIPNSFVQNNRPIAAKFPKNETVSIDDTQTQDVDDSDLPTFLKNNF from the coding sequence ATGTCAGTAGAAAATTTTAAAAGCGCTGTAATTAAAGTTATAGGTGTTGGTGGTGGTGGGTGCAACGCTGTTAACCGAATGTATTTAAAAGGTATTCAAGGTGTTGATCTACTTGTTTGCAATACTGATTCACAAGCCTTAAAGGCTTCGCCTGTAGAAAATAAGATAATTATTGGAAAACAAGTGGCAAAGGGTCTTGGTGCTGGTGCTAATCCAAAAATCGGAGAAGAAGCAGCGTTAGAATCTGAAAAAGAAATAAGAGATATACTAAAAGGGAGTGACCTAATTTTTATTGCCTGTGGAATGGGCGGGGGTACTGGAACTGGTGCTGCCCCTATTGTTGCTAGAATTGCAAAAGAAACTGGCGCATTAGTAGTTGCAGCTGTTTCAAAACCATTCGCTTTTGAAGGTCCAAGAAGAGGTAAATTCGCAGATATTGGTGTTAATCAATTAAAAAAACATGTTGACTCATTAATTGTTATTTCCAATAATAAATTATTAGAAATATTGGGAGAGATTCCATTTAATGAATCATTCAAGGAAGCTGATGGAATTTTAACGCAGGCAGTTCAAACAATTTCAGATTTAATAACAATGCCCGGATTGATTAATCTTGACTTTGCAGATATTTCGACCGTTCTTAAGGGAAAAGGTGAAGTATTATTTGGAATTGGTTCTGGAGAGGGCGAAGAAAAAGCTATTGAAGCTGCCAATAAAGCGGTCTCATCTGCTTTATTGGAAAGTTCTGTTCGTGGTGCAAAGGATGCTATTGTAAACATAACTGGGGGACCAAATTGTACTGCTTATGATGCTTATGATGCTGTTGATATTATTACACAAGCAGCAGGAGAAGAATTAAATATAATTTTTGGTTTTGCAAATGATGAAGGATTAGGTGACAAAATGATTGTTTCAATTATTGCAACAGGTTTTGATTCAGAAGTGGCAAAAGATCGTGAAAAAATTTCACAACAACAAAATCCTCAAAAGCAATCTTACCAACAACAACCAATTCAACAACCAATTCAACAACAAAATCCTCAAAAGCAATCTTACCAACAACAACAAAAAAATGATGAAATGGATAAAAACAATAATATTCCGAACTCTTTTGTTCAAAACAATCGCCCAATTGCAGCCAAGTTTCCGAAAAATGAAACAGTAAGTATTGATGACACACAAACACAAGATGTGGATGATAGTGATCTCCCGACATTTTTAAAAAATAATTTCTAG
- a CDS encoding class II fructose-bisphosphate aldolase, which yields MKTNFKKELLIAKKGGYAIPAFNFDNMEMLKGIIEAAEEKKSPVILMVTESAALYMGVDYVFSLGRKAVELSSVPVILHWDHGFDIDLIKRAIDSGFDSVMLDSSAKPFAINVEETKKVVEYAHKHGVCVESEIGHVGGKEDDRESNSQQYTNIKDAIEFNKQTNVDALAIAAGTAHGIYKTKPDLQFKLIEDIVESMETPIVLHGSSGVPLIDLKKAIKLGITKINIGTDLKVANANAVREWLVTNKDGYDARKFGKAAIDAVKLAAIEKIVAFNSQDKANNR from the coding sequence ATGAAGACAAATTTTAAAAAAGAACTATTAATTGCCAAAAAAGGTGGTTATGCAATCCCTGCATTTAATTTTGATAACATGGAGATGTTAAAAGGAATAATCGAAGCTGCGGAAGAAAAAAAATCTCCAGTTATATTAATGGTAACAGAGTCTGCTGCTTTATATATGGGTGTGGATTATGTATTTTCTTTAGGCCGTAAGGCGGTAGAGTTATCAAGTGTTCCTGTTATTTTACATTGAGATCATGGATTTGATATTGATTTAATTAAGCGAGCAATAGATTCTGGATTTGATTCTGTAATGTTAGACTCTTCTGCAAAACCATTCGCGATAAATGTTGAAGAAACAAAAAAGGTTGTTGAATATGCACACAAACATGGAGTATGTGTGGAATCTGAAATTGGTCACGTTGGTGGTAAGGAAGATGACAGAGAATCTAATTCACAACAATATACAAATATAAAAGATGCGATTGAGTTTAATAAACAAACAAACGTAGATGCTTTGGCTATAGCTGCTGGGACTGCACACGGAATATATAAAACAAAACCAGATCTTCAGTTCAAATTAATTGAAGACATTGTTGAATCTATGGAAACACCAATCGTACTCCATGGTTCTAGTGGGGTGCCGTTAATAGATCTAAAAAAAGCCATTAAACTTGGTATCACCAAAATTAATATTGGAACTGATCTTAAAGTTGCTAACGCAAATGCTGTAAGAGAATGATTGGTTACAAATAAGGATGGATATGATGCTAGAAAATTTGGAAAAGCTGCTATAGATGCTGTAAAATTAGCTGCGATTGAGAAAATTGTTGCTTTTAATTCTCAAGATAAAGCAAACAATAGATAA